The genomic segment AAAAAAGCAACCCGGAGGTCACTGCTGTCCCATAGTTTGCTTTAAATAAAAAAACCTGAGTCCTAACAGTTAAAATATGAGTGCAAACAAACACTTTAACGACCAGGATTCAGGTTTTGTCACATCAGAATACCGTATTTCATGAGCTAATTAAACCTGTTGTGCGACAGGATTTTGAACAACTTGCTAAAGTACACCATGTTGGACAGAAATTTAGAGCGGCTTCCCGGTGGGATCAGTTTATTGCCATATTAATGTCTCAATTCTCTTGTAGGCAAAGTCTGAGAGATATTCAATCCAATTTGGAGTGCCAACAGGAAAAGCTAAGTCATCTCGGAGCAAAGTCTATTCCCCGAAGCACGCTGGCACGAATCAATGAGCAGCAGCCTGCTGCCTTGTATCAACAGCTATTTTACAAGTTGCTTAAATACTATGACCACTCAAAAGTCGCTCATAAATTTCGCTTTAAGAATCCCTTGTATTCCTTGGATGCCAGTCATATTGACCTGTCGCTTTCCTTATGTGAATGGGCCAAAGTTCACGACTCAAAAGCCAGCATGAAACTCAGTATAGGATTGAATCACAGCAATGATATTCCTGAGTTTGTTGCAGTTGAAAATGGCAAAGAAAATGACATGGTACAAGGCCGCAAATTCCAGTTTCCTGCTGGCAGCATTGTAGTTTTTGATAAAGGCTATGTCGATTACCAATGGTATGCAAATCTGACTGCTCAAAACATTGGATTTGTCACACGTTTTAGGCCTAAATCTGTGTATCAGGTGATCCAGCAACATCCAGTGCTTGAATCCAAAGGTATTCTAAAAGATGAAACCATTCAGCTGAATAGCGCACATGCCCTAAAAAGAAAAGCCCCAGTGTTAAGAAGAATTGAATATAGAGATCAGCAAAGTGGCAAGCACTTTAGCTTTCTCAGCAATAACTTTCATTTAGCCGCCTCCACCATTGCGGCGATTTATAAAGATCGTTGGAAAGTTGAGCTGTTCTTTAAGGCGATTAAGCAGAATCTCAAATTAAAAGCGTTTCTAGGCCGCAGCAGGAACGCAATTCAGACACAAATCTGGATTGCGATGATCGCCTATTTATTGGTGAGTTTCGCTCAACATTTAGGAAAAACAGGTTGGACAGTTCAACGTTTACTCAGAATAATTCAAGTGAATTTGTTTGAAAGAAGAACTTTAAAAGCTTTATTTTCACCCGATAAAATACCCATAAAACAAGAGG from the Acinetobacter sp. YWS30-1 genome contains:
- a CDS encoding IS4-like element ISAbe18 family transposase — translated: MSHQNTVFHELIKPVVRQDFEQLAKVHHVGQKFRAASRWDQFIAILMSQFSCRQSLRDIQSNLECQQEKLSHLGAKSIPRSTLARINEQQPAALYQQLFYKLLKYYDHSKVAHKFRFKNPLYSLDASHIDLSLSLCEWAKVHDSKASMKLSIGLNHSNDIPEFVAVENGKENDMVQGRKFQFPAGSIVVFDKGYVDYQWYANLTAQNIGFVTRFRPKSVYQVIQQHPVLESKGILKDETIQLNSAHALKRKAPVLRRIEYRDQQSGKHFSFLSNNFHLAASTIAAIYKDRWKVELFFKAIKQNLKLKAFLGRSRNAIQTQIWIAMIAYLLVSFAQHLGKTGWTVQRLLRIIQVNLFERRTLKALFSPDKIPIKQEEAHLGFLL